Proteins co-encoded in one Papaver somniferum cultivar HN1 chromosome 5, ASM357369v1, whole genome shotgun sequence genomic window:
- the LOC113283532 gene encoding thioredoxin-like protein AAED1, chloroplastic has protein sequence MSVISAHQTLNIKQFSILPSSTSISHSSSMFSPNSSFSSSTNSLSTKFFQEKRSSSVVRVSSSSSSTVGFSESISEILGDVSIFTAAGESVMIKDLWDQDEGVAVVALLRHFGCPCCWELASTLKESKSRFDSAGVKLIAVGVGTPDKARILAERLPFPMDSLYADPDRKAYDVLGLYYGFGRTFFNPASASVFSRSEALRKAVKNYTIKATPDDRSSVLQQGGIFVFKGKQLLYARKDEGTGDHAPLEEIFNVCCSPVA, from the exons aTGTCTGTGATTTCTGCTCATCAAACCCTAAACATTAAACAATTTAGTATTTTACCATCATCTACATCGATATCTCATTCCTCTTCAATGTTTTCCCCTAATTCATCCTTTTCTTCTTCAACTAATTCTCTTTCTACTAAGTTTTTTCAGGAGAAAAGATCATCTTCTGTTGTaagagtttcttcttcatcttcttctacggTTGGTTTTAGTGAAAGTATCAGTGAGATTCTTGGGGATGTTAGTATTTTCACTGCAGCTGGTGAATCAGTTATGATCAAGGATTTATGGGACCAAGATGAG GGTGTGGCTGTTGTTGCTCTTCTAAGGCATTTTGGGTGTCCTTGTTG CTGGGAACTCGCTTCAACACTCAAAGAGTCAAAGTCGAGGTTTGATTCTGCTGGCGTGAAACTAATTGCTGTTGGTGTTGGTACGCCTGATAAAGCACGGATTCTTGCAGAGAGG TTGCCGTTTCCTATGGACTCCCTTTATGCAGATCCTGATCGCAAG GCATATGATGTTTTGGGATTATACTATGGTTTTGGCCGCACATTTTTCAACCCAGCCAGT GCTAGCGTATTTTCAAGGTCTGAGGCACTGAGAAAAGCTGTGAAGAACTACACCATTAAAGCGACTCCAGATGATAGGAGTAGTGTATTGCAACAG GGAGGAATCTTCGTCTTCAAGGGTAAACAGTTGTTATATGCAAGGAAAGATGAAGGAACAGGCGATCATGCCCCTTTAGAGGAAATCTTTAATGTATGCTGCAGTCCGGTTGCTTAG
- the LOC113278072 gene encoding mediator of RNA polymerase II transcription subunit 2-like has protein sequence MDKESDDDAHSSSKNGDEENSPEPNEGNNASNGDTSNIDPSNGLETTKAPNDEVEGNGANNDDSNNMVNQNNDVTNSVPQGHEYVPLKLSRRTKRKSTLLQR, from the exons ATGGATAAAGAAAGCGATGATGATGCTCATTCGTCTTCAAAAAATGGTGATGAGGAAAATTCCCCGGAACCGAATGAAGGTAACAATGCTTCTAATGGTGACACCAGTAATATCGATCCCTCGAATGGTCTAGAGACCACTAAA GCGCCAAATGATGAAGTTGAGGGTAATGGAGCCAATAATGATGATTCGAACAATATGGTGAATCAAAATAACGATGTTACCAACTCCGTGCCTCAGGGTCATGAGTATGTGCCACTGAAGTTGTCGAGGAGAACGAAGCGCAAGTCGACATTACTTCAGAGATAG